The sequence TATACATTACACAAAAATGCTGGAGTGCATCATTATCCAAGCTTTCTTAAGACTGAAAATTGTTGAATCTTGGGTATACAGATATGAGTAGgaaccaaataataatattacagttcTTTGTCAAGAATAGTTTCCTATAAAAACCGACTTTATCACTGACATTGGTTATGTTTGtcacaaatttttaaatcggttgTTTGCTTAGTCATATGATTCTAATTCAAATTACTACTCAATCTTGTTTGGTTACACAATTATTGACTTTTGGTTGTGgttgattaacaattttttaatcaaattaatgaagaaagaaaaaatccttGAAACAAAACAGTGCAAATAAGAAAAGGCaaactgatatatttaaaaagcaaaagctaaagaatatatatacatatcattaAGTTGTtgggaatattttgtttttctttttttgtttggtgagtcggaggaaccccatttaaaGGCGAAGTGTCAGActcactaacaggttctgcaagatgttattagAAGTGTGAATGAATGCCTGCACCCTATTGACTAAATCTCCTATCTCACCAACCCCTGCTCCCACGGCCAGAACCACAATTAAGCATTATAACGATTAGAACAAAGTTACATCAATGTTACAATGCAAATAgttcaaatgatttaaaaaatttggtgttATTTTCTGGTAGGTGTCTCAGACAGAATAAAAACTATgcaatggtttattttttatactttttggttCATTGTCttaaacttttgaaaagtatTACCTATACCTTCTTAACTAAAGGTCATTCATTTTTCCCGGAGTTAGCATCACGGAGTCAGGAGTTTGCATCATTATTAAAACAGAAGAAGAATGTTCATATTCAAGTGCCAGCTGATAGGGGTTGACATTATGACTGTTCTGAAGAATATTGAGATGATTGTAGGAGTGACAATAAACAGACTAGTATGCTCCAATCATACAAATCATCCTAAAGCCAttctttataagataaaaaagggATGAAGACCTTTTGAATACTTAATGTATTGCTAcccaaaaatattattgaagtcaATTGTAGATTCATCTCATACCATTGTAGATGTATATAAAGGGTTAACATTGAATTTAGCAGCTTTAATTCTATGGTGTCTTCTACTTTAATGGTACACTCCTGAACAGAAGTTACTGGCAATTCTGTACATGTAAGACATTGCTGTGATCAatgtaacaaaaatgaattatgaaCTTTCTACATTTCGAGTTATATGCTTTTTAACCTTATTGTTAACAGAAGTTCATTACTgagttatattaaaacaatttttaaggtatatatttcttttttaattagcaGGGTTGATCAAGCACAGCGTAAGTCTCCTCTATACATTTGTTTGTTTGTGATGTCTCTGTCATTTGTATTACTGTTCTTCTCAATTGCTATCATAATGACAGACGGTTATTATACAGCTTGTAAAGGATACAAGAAAGCAGTTATAAAACACCTTTCTGTAAGTACACtagttattataagaaaaattaaaagaaataataaaaaaaaggcttatttacatacaatattaaaattaaaaataatgaaactttttattctcttttatcttttttcttggCTACTTTTGTTGACCACTgttaaggaaaaatatggtaattgTTTCAAATGTTATCCTcctaaaataatcatatttttttcgaaatcaGGGAAtcctaaaaagttaaaattttcaaaaaatttgtgtatACTCACACTTGTTTTGTTTTATCAAGAAGATATTATCCACTTTGTtagtatattattgatttttatataaattatagatttgtgtatattttatttatgcatatatatatatatatatatataatctacttAAACCAGCTTTCAAatccattttagaatttttttagaattgcCACTTTTAGGTCCATATTTTTCAAACCTCAGATACCTAAAGTATGATACCATCAATAATATTCACACAAATCtatgctaataaaattattatatatatatatataatttgtagatttttctcTCTGTAATTAAAAGAGTACGATACATAAAATACAGTCATTTACTCAATAACTGATCTAAGTAAAATTGAAAACGTATTTAATGCACCAGGTTTATGAcacataattattcatttacttagaTTGAATTAAATGTACTTAGCAGATTGaagtaaatttgtttgaatttaataaaaaaattatgctatattttactttgttagattataaaatgagcaagaaaatataaaaaggtaaaaataacattcaaattacCACTGAAGCCACATTAAGTTTTAATCTCTACTTAATTGACTCAAATGATGAGACGTTCAGCAATAtcattatcaactttttttaatttttaaaagactattttttttttttattactagtacGTATACCAGATTATTCCACCCAGATTAGATActgagttacattttttattaatttctccaaaaattgtaattatctcACAATAAATAGTAGGGATACACTGGCTGGCACCATTGGAATTCACACCATAATGCAATTAATCATAGtggaatttgtaaaataaatttccttgatcagataacaaaattttaacacaataggctgcttttgtaacaaattaaaataaagtacataaattgTGGTTTGTTAACTAACATATGTTAAATAACATAAGTTTGGTAACTGTATATCTCTTacctttaaaaattactaaacagTAGGGTTGTACTGATATCTAAACCATTTTCACTACCGATTCTAGTAATACCTATACCAAGGGGCTGACtgtattttaggtaaatttcataaaaaagctacctattgtaatgagtacaaTGATTCAACTTCTGGGAacttttgacatatcttcacatttcacctcccccagactccaaaaaccactgtcagttcaaaattttataaatacatttatacatatgagggacattcaataattaaaaagacaaattgatatagaaaaaaaactatatttttacaaaatgagacttttactacttctcaacataatccccaccaaTAATAATACACTTGTCCCacgatgaactagtttttttgtacctgatgcaaagaagtctttgtctGTTTCAGCCACtttcccacaaattctttgacctcctcATTGTTGCTGAACTATTTTCCACATAAtgcctccttgagtggaccaaacaaatgaatatttgagggagccaaatctggactTTAGAGAGGATGTGTTAGTATCTCCCAACCCATTTTTTGAACggtttcttgggtcagctggGCAGTGTGAGGGCAAACAGTGTCGTGTAGCAATATCATGCCTTTTCTTTGAGATCTGCGACGTTTTTCTCTCattgctggctttactttttCATCAGCACATCTGAGTAGTAGACATTGTACTTTGTACattgattttccaaataatcacaaaagaagACACCTTGGACATCCCAAAAGTCGGTCAACATGACTTTTCGTACTGATGCTTGCGTTCTGAATTTCTTTTGAACAGGTGtgcttccattccatgctttgtcttatggactctggttcaaaatgatgaacccaagtttcatcacacattaaaatcttgtttagaaaagggtcaTCTTCCCTTTCATAGCATTCTTTAACGTCTACACActttgagtcttgtttccttgtgttgttACACTAACTCTTTTGCATccaccttgcacttgttttgctgtacttcaGCATGTTACTGATGACTATATGaactgtgccaacacttactgcaGTTGTTTTTGCTAAATGTTAAATTGTAATACGTCAGTCTTCACAAATAATGTCGTCAATGCGGGTTTCAAGCAAAAGAGTTGACACTTCAGTGACCGGCCAGGATGTTGCTCATCAGTCACTGAGGTTTGAccatttttgaactgttctactcacttataaaaatttccgtGGTTCATACAAATTTCaccatattgtaaaattattaaagaaaagattttatctgtttttcaccagatttttaaattcagaggGTTTTAGACAAATTAGGgattactattttacttttttactaatttttttttattaattaggtaTGACTGTTTTACTTTTCACTATCACTGCAGTTCACACCAATAcataaatacagaattattatactgaaattaatctttttaaattcatatgaTGCCTCTGtgctttacattatatttaaattccactaaaaaaacCACCTAGTAAGATAAGACATATATTACCTTAATTTTCCTAGTAAGATAAGACATATTACCTTAATATTTCATGAAGGTactttcttgataaaattaagataagataaatcttatctcaatattctgtaccagGTGGTtcatagtaatataatttaacagtacagcgAAATAActtgaatcttaaaaagattaatttcagtaaagcaATTATATATATGTGGGTAACAGTCACTGTATCTTTTTATTGTCTGGTCCAGATTATATGacagtaagtttttaaattaaatgtaataatacaaaacacttagttaaattaatttattcttgtcTGTTTATTAAATAGACATGAAGTAAGTGCTGATGAGTATAAAGTGATTGATGCAAGTAAACAATGTTGTAGGTACAAGCAACTAAACAATTAAACCagcaaaaaatgattttttggtcTGCCCCTACTACGATTATAAATATTGGAAGAAAAGTTTTATCAGTCAGTTGTAGGCTTATATGAATAAGCCTACAGCTGACTGATGAAACTTGAGATTATATGtgaataaatgtgtaaatatatttatcacatttatatatacatgtctttatatttaagaataattagaTATGTGAATATATCAGTACATAAAACTTGccttttataacattataaatatgaatattataaaatataaagttattgaataatatttttagatatgtttCATATAGTATTTGTTTTCTTGTTTCAGGCAAATGGAAATTTAGCAGCAATGGTATATGATAGAATGACATGTGGAACAATATTTGATTTCTTAGATTACATACAACCAGATCCAACATTTTTAGAGACAAGATTTCGACGTGGAACTTTAATTATAAACACCGGAATTTTATTACAGGTTTCAATTATCACATCATGGCTTAGTCTTGCTTGTTGGATAATAATCTCATATTGTAATGCACTATCGATATTcaataaagagagaaaaattttctgttttaagaaataataattactgttaataaattttaagacttAAGACTTGTCTTAATATTATCCATccataatataaatatcatacaTATATGAAGTAtgtcatttttacatatatataaaatataattttcatgcaTAGTATATCAATTCattgttaattacaattttatgtgcAGCATCAGTTTGCATATTATGGCTAAAAGCTCCTCTGAGATGTACAAGTGTAGTGATAAATCAAccacataattttcaaatttagattttaattacaatctttatttaaaatttttattcaatttgggattttattcataaataaataccgATGCATTtcgattttttacaataaaattttaattaatatttatagactaaaaatttttcaatttttttgcatgaaatttggatttttaataagtaatatatatttttttttactgaattacacAGAAAACCCACACTAATCAACACATCTTTATGCCTGGATGATCCACAATAGTGGAAAATTGCAAAAACCACATCATGTGGCATGATATTTTTCACCTTTCCTGGGTTAGAAAATAAAAGACAAGCTGatgaaatgtattataattacaaaaaattcttttggCATTGTTCCATCTAATAATTTTCCTTAAGGGCTTTGTTCTTCAGATATTAGAAgtgtttttctgaatttttctagCTCACCAATATAAGCTTTCAAGTGAGAATTAGATGTAATACTACTGAATTCAGTTCATCAGTACTTCACTCAATTTTGGATCCAatataaatatctcatttttacttgaaatgttgactttgttttttttttttttatgaataattaattcaccaaataagcttgaagcttttgACATtggaatatgaaatagaaatttttgtagaatatgtataatgccatgcctggccaGGATTTTAACCCAAAACCTTCAGATGAAAAGCAAAGACACTATCATTCCACCACAGAATCAAGCagggtaattattttattatatttatcattgctAATGAATAAGCTCCTATGAGTGGTCAATTGCTTGGATGATAAGAAACCATTCCTGAGGGATATAGAcaatttatcttgaaaattagATGCTATTGAGTCATAAAAAAGTCTTAATGGTCATATATTCAAGAAAAACTTTGTTATACTATTCTTACGTGGTTTGTGacattgattattataattagtcACACAGATTATGTTTCCAGTCTAGATGTTAATTTTGATTGTAACTTACTTTTAAAAGACATACGGACATAGCTGCTTCCAGATATAGAAGAAATTTGATTTGACACTGGGTTAGCATTTCCAGAATCGTAATGTCATCCTAAATCTGTATAAGACACTTGTTAGTACTGTCCTCAAATTACTATT comes from Lycorma delicatula isolate Av1 chromosome 3, ASM4794821v1, whole genome shotgun sequence and encodes:
- the LOC142322318 gene encoding uncharacterized protein LOC142322318 isoform X1 gives rise to the protein MAKNKIEIEKRLSILYFIVSSCGLISSILMAIIWNYWKYTLNTCIDFNCGCLLYATTTYNTFSGAVISICRFVTFAPIFSLIWGVLIGSYHAYRVCILKQHNRGNRRPTVTFHSPEEASRVDQAQRKSPLYICLFVMSLSFVLLFFSIAIIMTDGYYTACKGYKKAVIKHLSANGNLAAMVYDRMTCGTIFDFLDYIQPDPTFLETRFRRGTLIINTGILLQVSIITSWLSLACWIIISYCNALSIFNKERKIFCFKK
- the LOC142322318 gene encoding uncharacterized protein LOC142322318 isoform X2, which encodes MAKNKIEIEKRLSILYFIVSSCGLISSILMAIIWNYWKYTLNTCIDFNCGCLLYATTTYNTFSGAVISICRFVTFAPIFSLIWGVLIGSYHAYRVCILKQHNRGNRRPTVTFHSPEEARVDQAQRKSPLYICLFVMSLSFVLLFFSIAIIMTDGYYTACKGYKKAVIKHLSANGNLAAMVYDRMTCGTIFDFLDYIQPDPTFLETRFRRGTLIINTGILLQVSIITSWLSLACWIIISYCNALSIFNKERKIFCFKK